The following nucleotide sequence is from Aspergillus nidulans FGSC A4 chromosome I.
GCAACCACTCCTTGCGCTGATTACAAATTACAGTGGCAAGAGCAGACTCCCTGCACTCCAAGATTAGACACCATTCTCTCAGTTCACTTAATGGAAAGCTGGCCAGTATGTGCCATGATACTCCGCGCCGCTAGGTCGCCGTGCGTGAAGACGAGCCTGCTATGGAGTAGACCTTCCCACGGCGAGCGGCGATGAGGGGCTTGACCCTCGCGAGACAGAATCCTTCAACCTCTCTGAGTCAAACAGGGCCACGTAGCAAGGATCAGCGCGAATATAAAGAGTTCACGGAGACCCTATTTGCATCAAACTGGGGTCACGCGTCCCGACTTCTCACAGGACGTGGGTGGGGAGAGGGGGTTGGAGACCGCTACAAGTACGCGCGCACTGCACGCCTATAAACATCACGGCTTACTAACTGTTTAGATTTTGCAGATGCATTGTTGAAGCTCCCCGTAAACGTACCTCTCGTCAACCTCTTTCATATTATTAGAAACTCAATATGTACGAGAATATTAATATGCTGCCAGACTTTTCCCTAACCCGCAGTCCCACTTACTGAGGCGGGAGGCATGGTCAATCGCCCTAATTCTTCCAGTACCTCTCTCGCCAACCTGTTCACCTCACTCAGTTCCCGCAGTATACGGCACAGTTCCTCAATCTCACATTCATTCCGTATTTTTCCAGCCTCGGCGGCATTTCCATACGTAGCAAGAAAGACTGCTGCGCGGGATATTGCATTTGGAAGGAAAGGGTGAGCCTGCGCACACTCTTATCAGAACATATCTGCAAGTCATAATATTGTCCAAAAActgaagggaagaaagagcgTACCCTAAAACAATTAACTGGGCACATGAACTTAGCCAACGCCACAAACTCCGCAGCAGTCTGAGCTGATCTCTGCAAACCCCCGCTGGCATGCCCACCTCTTCCCCCAGTCCCAATGTCAAAGCTACGGCTATGGCTGTGACAGTTCATGAGCGTCTCCTGCTCACTTGTTGCTAGATTCTGCACGGCGGAATTTGCGTTTTCAATCAGCCGTCGTTCGGACATCCCACCCAGCTGCTCGCGAGCAGTTTGGCCAACTTTGCCAAGATAAATTATTAATGTCTTCTCCAACAGACATGTAAACGCCGTTAGCGGATCTGCGGTTACCAGGGGTGTAGTGGCTGACGGGCTGTATGACCACAGGGCTGAGCGCTTCTCGACAATGTCTGACAGTGCCCTATGTCTTTCCCAGAACATCGACGCTTCCGTCGAGGTTGAGAGGAGGAGCGCACTGCGGCGCAGGTTCATTGTGCGGCCGTGCAGTGTGGCCAGGACGATGTACTCGGCGAATGGAGGGAGGGTCTTTTGTCCGCTGCTTGCGATGGCTTCGTGTAAGTAGTCCATCGGTTGCTCAGGGGGCCGGGGGATCTGGAACGCGCTTTCGGAGACGGGCAGACGTATCCATATCTGTCGAGTCCTGGATTAGCCCGTTCTCTTCTAGACGACTGATATCTCCCAACCAAATAGGGACTGTaccgcctcctcctgcaatGTAAACGGCCACTCATTcctcgaggtcaagaacCGGTCGAAGCAGTACGCAACCCAAAACGTCCTCCTggtctcctcctcctttaCGAAATCTCTTCCGGCGCCGGCATCTGTAGACGGATCTGTATCTTGCAACCGCGCCAACTGGATTAGTCGAAAACACCGCCCCACCGTGGCCAGTGCCCTGTTCTCCTCCATGCGTAGGAGCTCATAGTGTGCCAGGAGCAAAACGGCTTGGATCTGTTTGAGCGATGGCGTCCGCTCGATCgtgtccagctcctgcacAACCCGGCTAGTTTCGATGTACAAAGAGTCTGCGAAGCGTCGATACTGTGCGGACATTGCGGCTGCGACAGTGCGCATGGCTGAGCGGAGGCAGGCACGCGCAAGGACCGATGACTCTGCTTCACGCTGGGAGAGGTGTCGTTGCTGGTGCAGGAAGGGGGCAATGGGATGTACGCGATCGAAGTACAGCTGGTCTCTCGGTTGCATTAGGCCGACGTTATCAGTGAAATCAAAGGCGAGGGCCTTACAGGTCAGCCAAAATAAGATCTAGGCCGGGATTTTGTGTTGGATTTGAGCCTGTTCTGGCGTATGATAGTTCTTGGGCTGTCATGGCCCGGACCGGTGATACTGGGGAAGGGAGCAGGGCACGCTCTGCGGAGTCAGCGtctcgagcagctggaggagactGTAGGAATGGTAGTTCGTGTTGCGTATCCGGACTAGAGTCTGGGCCGGATTGTTGACGCCGATCGTGAGATTGCGAATGGCGAGGATGCGAGTTTGGTTCGAAGTCCGGGTGGTATATATGCTCCATCTGCTCAATCACCTGCTCTTCTAGAACCTCTGTCACCGTCAGCATGCCCGCTTTCCAGCAACTAATGCAGAGACTGCCGTGAATGAATCTACCCAATCTTGAATACAGGCTCTCAATTTGCCCCTTCTTAGGGCCCCGTCGTGGCCTGTTATGGTTCACCACGCAGACCCTCCCCGTCATCATACAAGAGCCGCATTGCGGTTTGGCGCGGTCACATCGTGCCTTGCGCTTGCGACACTCTTCACATGCGAGGCCTGGTTGCTGCCGCGCTGGCTTGAATGGACTCTCTCGgggctgaggctgggctTTCTGCGGCATATGGACAAGCTGGATAAGCGTGGGGTGAACCTCGATGAGACTGTTCACACTATCTATATCTATGTATATCCGAGCGGCTGTCAGACTAGACAGGCTGACGGGCTCTCAGTGCGATTGTCCACGGGTTCAGCTAAAgtttactttttttttctttttttcatTATTTGCTTATTCGACAAAGCTAAGCAATAACCAAATTGTTGTCCCGGAAAACTTCTACATGGCCTTATATCTTTCTGCAACCTCTGAAAAATAACATCCGCCCATCTGATCCCAGTTGTTCGTGAGTAGTCAGTTGTCTACAGATACACAAGATACATGCACCAACAATTTGCACCTCAAAACTCTGCCGCCAGTTTCCTTCATCGGTAATATtggatgaaggagagaaCCTTGAGAGACCGATTTCCGCCGCTGATTTACTGTGACGTGTTGAGTTCCCGAGTTCCATAATTATCAGAACCTCATTATTGGTTCCATTGACACGAGGCAAGATAAGGAATAAGCAATCATCCATGCCCTAACGCTTGATACCCACTTTTTAAAGCTCAATCGCCATTATTCAGGGTGGCTGAAGGGTCCAGGAGTATCTTCTCGGTACAGCTGAACCTCATAGAAACTCCGAGCTCCGGGATGACTCTAGCAGGGCTTAGCAATGGGAAAATTGGTGCTCAAACACGTCAGCCACAATCCATAACCTCAGAATCAAACGATCTAGCATGCCGCGTGTAGCGAGATGAGGTGAGACCAGAGTATGGGTCTTCtacggcgaagaaggccgaTTGGTCTCGCATACATCGGATCAGCTTTGAAGGATCGAGGCTGAGGTGAGCTGTACTTGTAGTATAGGGGCAATTAGGGCTTGTAATTGTATAGGTCGCTCACCGAGTCCTCCGGTAGATCTGGTGTAATTGATGTACCATTTAAATCCGTTCGTGCTCACACCTGCGTTGTGCGATTCTATACTGTCCTGGCCTTAGATTGACAGTGCATCAGACTCACATTGTGTACATCATGCTTGGGACGTTGTATCTCTGGCCCACGCCAGCGCCGTCATACAATATCCATGAATACTCGTGGACAAAACCCTCACCGCCATCAGCACCACGGCATTTGCAAGCTTCAATACCCCCCTCCTTTCAATCAATATCGAGATCAACCACCGTCCCAACATCACCTCAAAAAGCCACAGACACtaccctccatcttccccgAATACTTTGCCTCCACGGCGGCGGCACAAACGCGCGAATCTTCCACAGCCAATGCCGCGTCCTGCGCGCCCGCCTAAGCTCACACTTCCGCCTCGTGTTTGCTGAGGCCCCCTTCCCTTCAGCACCAGGTCCCGACGTGGTGAGTGTCTACTCCAACTGGGGTCCGTTCAAGGCGTGGTTCCCGCCGGGCTCGGCGGCCCAGAGAGCAGGTGCGAGTCTCGCCGCAGCGTATGCGCACGCTCAAGGTCAGAGTGGAGATGCGGTCCGAATAGACGATGACCTGGACATCCATGACTTTGCCGTGCAGAGCATTCGGAAGGCTATCGATGACACGATGAATCAGGACGATGAACTAGGCGCGACGGGGGACTGGGTGGGTGTGCTAGGGTTCAGCCAGGGGGCCAAGATGGCGGCGAGCCTACTATTGCAACAACAGAGGGAGCATGAAGCCGAGATGGAAAGCAGGAACTGGGGCCGGGAATGGGCGCCATTGACAAAGTCAGGAAGGAACGTCGACTACCGCTTCGCGGTCCTCCTCGCCGGACGAGCGCCCAtgatctctctctctctgtcAGAGGAGGACGAGACAGACTCCCTCGTCACTGATACGAGCTATGGTACTGCGTTTAGCTTTGGGTTCGAACCGGCTTTGTATCTGCCCACTATCCATGTTCATGGTCTTAAAGACCCAGGATTGCCACTACACAGAGATCTACTGGATCATGGGTGCGAGTACGGAAGTACAAAGCTCATTGAGTGGGAAGGCGGACATCGAGTGCCTATAAAAAGTCAAGatgtggtgctggtggtgcaCGCGATGCTGGAAATTGCAAGGAAGACCGGAGTGATACCGTGACTGGGTGGTGGGTGGGCAGGTCTGAGGTCTGCCCAGCTCTATGGGAATGGCATCGGGATAGGTGTCATTCGACCCAACTGTATATGGCAAAAGGCTCGGATTGGCTCCTGATAATACTTTTCCTGTGCTGTTATCAAAGTTTAGAAGCACTTCACTGGCTGACATTACGGCCAGCTCCGGTATCGCTGTGCCCTACTGATTCCCGCATTCGGCAATCCCGAAGCCTGACCGTGAATCGGTCTGACAATTGAGTAGTACTGCCGACTATGCGTAGCATTGTGGTAGAAGCAGTGGTGAAAACAGAGGCGAGTCATACTCGACCTTATGACCAGCGTTCTCTGCATTAGATCATTGACTGCACATACGACCTCGTGCCGATCTTTCCTACCGAGAACTCCCTTAGTATGGACAACCACTTGTTAGCGTCATGGGCCACTGAACCTTCTCAGAGTACATCAAGGAACCCCACATACATCCTCCTGAGAGACAAGGGCTGTATCGGTCTTGACGCTAGCGATGTGGGGTGTAATGCATATACAGCTAACTAGTTGCAGAAATGGTTGAATCTGCCTATCCAAGCCTATCATATCGACAACAAGTAGCGTATCGTAAATTCATAACAGTTGACATAGAAGATAGAGGTAACCATCGGCCCATGTCCTTTTAATATCATGCTTTTAATATCAGCTGTCAATCAAAGAGACAGTATATGGACCGACTTACGCAAACACTGCAACCTTGCAGGGAAGCCGCGAAGGCGCCTGACTCACCGCTACAAGTAATCGTTCAGCGCTCCCGCCCTCTTGCATATTGTACCCCGCCCATACAGTGCCATAGTTTGAGTAGACGTTCTCACAAATAATATAGTGCAGCCCTTAGGCCTGGGACCGAGGTCCAGCTAGCCGCGGATTGTGATTAGTTACGGTTAGCGAAGGCCTGGCTTGGACTGAATACACCTGTCATACCACGCATCTGGGCCAGGTGATCTGGCTCACCCTCTGTAGCAAAACCTCATGATAATTATCAACAATCAGAATGAGCAAATTATATGGTTCGATCGTCGTTCTACCCATTTATACGCTCAACCGGTCGCAAAATTATTGTGTGGGGCTCGTGGATCTTGTTAATATCTTACCTCTTATGCCCCATCTTCCTACTGGCGCCAGACGCCGCGCCAGCTGCGGAACGACAGCGCTGGGGTCGGTCTAAACCGCTCATCGTTCCCAGACTCGCAGTTCCAGGATTTCGAGTTTCCAGCCATTTGCTGCTCCTCAGTTGCGCTCCCCCTCAGGTTCTCCAGGCCACAGCAGGACAAACGCGGTGCCGCCAAGCCGAAGCCCTATATATAATAGATCACCTCGGTCAGAGGACCACAGGCAAACCCAGCGATGAGGCCATGCTCACTTTCCGACGGGGTCATTGGCTCACTTGTAAGGCTGTGCACATTTGGACAGAATTGTAGTTCAGTTTTGGCTCACGCAACCGCGCGCCGGCGACAAATATGGTAGATGAGGTGGCGGCGCAGAAACAGACCTGAGGGGGAAATATTAAACAGGAAATGAAATCAATAAAACCCAaaaaaggagagaaaagcaaaaaaagagaaaaaaaaaatgaaatACAAAATTTCGAAATTATTAGGAGGTTTAAGATACAAAAGAATACGAAAATAAGGATAAATGTTATATACAAAAAGGCGAAATGAAGGAAACTCCCTCTAGTTTGATGTTAGACAATACTGGGATTTGAATCAGCAGGATTGGTGCTCCAAGTAGCGAACTCTTCCAGCCAAAGGCCGGGGCGCCGCGTATCCTAGCGAATAAGCACTGACGCACTACTGTGGTCGACCCGGTGATTCTTTTAGTACACTGTAGTCTACAACAAGCACCTACAACAAGCGGGGGTTGGAAACAGGAATAATCCCTGGCCATCGACCAAGGTAATGACCTATTGGGTATAATAAGAAACTAGGGAGAGCCCGGGCTATACATCTAGAGTTGCTCGTACACGGGTGGAACCGGAGAGGACCTTGAGGGGACTCGAAATATCTCGATTTATTTCTCGATTTATTTCTCTTTTGCTTCGTTGCAAACAATTATAggccagaggaagaactgcAGGCCAATTGGATGCTGTGTAGTCTGTTTATTGTCATCCCATGAGAGAAACGGAGCGAGTCTCATAGTTGACCGAGCAGGACGATCAGGAGATCAGCGATGATCACCTGCGATCATCCTTGCTTGTGCTCTTGGGTCGCCTATCCAGAGCCAGACAATGTGGAAAAGACCGAGCCAAGCAGGGGGCCACAGTGATCGACGCGGGTTAGTCCGGGACAGTGACTCCGCCCACCCACGCCGGTCATTGTTGTGCTACGGGTGGTATTCAAATGAGAACCCCTGTCAAGGATTAAAACAGAACTGGCGCAGTGAGCAGAGCAGACAGACATGTGAAGGGGCATAGTACTGTGCTCATAACAAATCAGGATTGTATATAGTTATATGTTTATATGTATAAACATTTGACGGGCCTGCGTCTCCAAATGCTAAAGCCCCCGGTTGCCCTATTCATCGAGCGAGAAACCGGCTGTGGAGCTACATTCAAAAGTGCATTTGCCCCGTCGGGTGCAGTCCCGCTGCTTGGTGCATACCTCCCGTCGGATCTCCCGGTGGGAGCCCCAGTCCATCCATCCAGGCTGGATTCGTGAACTGAAGTGACTCTTGGATGGGTTGCGGTTGGAGAGCGGGCGCAGGCGGATTCCATGTGGGAAGCACCTGTTCGCCGTTATGGGAGCTGCTCGTTTGAGCCCAGGCAGTCGGTTCATCAGTATTCGGGGGGTGTAACCGCCCTGGCGCATGCAGCCATGTTGCTATCGCTCGCCCGAGCAGCCAGCCATGCGCCCAGAAGTCATTTGGGAATGGGCCTCCGGGATTGGGCACAAGCTGATCAAAGGAGGCACGGATGTGGGTGAATACATCAACGATATTGAGAGTTTTGTACACCGCATCGCGATTCCAGTCCGGTGCTGGGTGTGTTGATAGTCGATAGAGTGTGACAACGGCCCGGGATAGGTGGATCCACTGGATAATCGACCATCGTGTGTGGTCATCAGGAGGCATCCTGCGATATATGGTATCCCAGGATTTGATCGCGAGGAGGGAGTGCCACATGCAGTCTACAGCATCCGGGCCTATGGGATTGTTCGTATTTATAGAGTGGGGGATGACGTTCGCTGTAAACGCCGTTTCGTGGATGCTCAGCTCCACATAATGCAACTGTGAGAGGATGGTATCTAGGATGTCAAATAAGTCACATGACCGATCATGAGGAAGACTATTACTCACCATCTTTTTGGAGGTCGGGAGGGATAGAATTACGAATTGCCTCAAGTTCAAACCGAAAGCTTTTAAGAAAGAACGGGATATGCACTGGCTTCGTCCCGTGCTCGTCACGAAGTTTCCGTGCGTTTTCCGCCAGGAGCTGCAAGCGTACATGGACAGCCAGTGCAGCGTCACCCGGCCATTCGGGGCTGGCGGCAAGGGACCCAAGGTCCTCCTCCATTTGCAGCGTCCACCGCATGGCGTCCATCTGGTAGAAATAACTCGAAATACTGCCAGCGCACCGCGTCAGCTACGTGCTTGGTAGACGCATTTCTGACACAGCACTTACATAGAGCTCACGAAAAAACAGCCGAGAACCGCGCGTTTCTCTTCTGCCGTCCGTATCTTGGGTCCTTTCCTCGTCCAATTGggatcattccctccacccaaCTCGGTGAGCCTGTGCGCATCAGGCGGGGGCGGCTTGTTCAGATTCAGGTCCATGACAACGGAGACGGCCAGCTCGACAATCCGCGTCAGAGTCGGCATTCTCTTAAGATAGTGGTCTTGGCTCCAGCACGCGTAAACCAGCAACCCAAGAAGCAGGTCGATATTTGATTCGTTTTCCATTACCATAGAATGAGCAATTGTGCTTTTAATCCTCTTTGACcaattcatcttctcctgcacGGAGCGCGTCATCACAGACAGAATTGTCTCAAATAGAAAAGGCCGTTCCTGTTGCAGCTGCCGGGCCGTTAGGCCCGGCGGCAGATAGAGAAACGGACAAAATCGTAAGACCTCTTCGCGAAACCGGTTCAGCGCCCCCTCGGCATCCACGATGTCAGGGGATGTTAGAGGCCCCGGTGGGAGGATGTATGTCGACTCCGAAACCGAAGTGCGCGCTGGTTGAGTAGGGGAAGATAGCTCTGGAGTACTGGCCTTACGCTTATACTGCTGAGCCTGGCCATTTGGCGATGAAGGTTGCAGGTAGACGGACTGTAACAAAGAAAGTACACTATCTAGCTTAgcgtccatctcctcaatcaAAGGACTCTGAAAATGCTGCGACTCGCGCTTCCTCACGCCATGAGACGGATGGCACGGCTTCTTGAGCCGGTGGCATCTAGACAGGTGTAAGCATGCTGTCCAGCAAATACAGGCCACGCACTGACCTTTGACACCCGTCGCCATCGGGCATCGCAATACACTTGACCTTACCCTTGGCGCAGTTTTGACAGGCGAGGCCGTACGGGCCGCGTCCGTCCATGGCGGGGATAAGCTTTGAGAGGGTCGAGCGGAAACGCGGGAGATCGATGGAATCCGCTGCGGGACTCGACTCTGGACACGTCCacggggaggagaggaggtgAAAATTTACAGGACGCGCTCTTTGAAGTATCGGCCGATGAAATCACCGCGATCAACAATGCAAGACATGCCGTTCTTCCCCTGAAGTGAAGAGTGAGATGTGACCTGAGGCCAAAGAAGTCATCACATCACGTGCGGAGACGGCGGCCTTGGCTTGACCGTCTCGAGTATAGCTTCAGCCCATGCATTGCCTGCAACATTTCTTGTGCTGCTGATTCAGCTTATGCGACCGTGTGCACGGGATATCAGACCGGTCTCCAATGGCCGGAAAGGGAAGCACGCGACAGGATGCAGTGTCCGGCATGGACAAGTCAGCATCCTATAGCGAACTCGCATCATCATGATTGCAGCGTTTCCATGCTTAAGTCTGATCTGTACGCACGACCAAGCACCTGTGCTGCGGCCGTATGCGTGCACTGCTGTAGGAGCATGGTGTCTAAAATAAGGACCCAGCAGCCCGGCTTTATCCCCGAAAGCCGGCCGTTTCAGAATTACCCGCCGCGCTCTTTGACCGGTTTCTCTAACCGGCTGCGCTTGGCCACGTACGTACGTACGATCCTGCCCACCGCTTTGACTAGGACCAGGATTGGATGGCAGTATTGTTCATGTATTTCCATGTAAGCAGATGGAAATATAATTACAACGCAGACGGCACATGACAGCGCCCTTCCGGCGTATCCCGCCCATAATATATCCCGTGTATTCCGTATACTCCGTATTGGATTCATGACTGCGCCGCAATGCGGACCGCGGCAAACAGGCCATTGTTCTTGCATACCGTCTTCTGTAAGCGCATGGTATAACGGCGATTCCGGTGATCCGGGTGATTGATCTACGTCTCACATGTTGCGTCTGGATCGATCCTGCATTGGAACGCATTAGAACGCATAGCTGCAGGTTGCACAGGCGCAAGGTTTCAGAGTCGCGAGCATGGGCTCCCGCAGTACCAAGCCGTGTACTGCGACGCTACGTGGCATCTAGCGGTGTCGTCTACGATCCTGGAAGGTGGAGAATCACTGGAGGCTTGGAGCTAAACCGCGGGGCATAGTGCGTAAAACGGTTTCTGGCGCTCGTCATAATCCATGCACCGAGGCAGCACGTACGTCCTGCTTCCGAACCCTCTCCCCTCCAGGAAGGATTCAGGTATGTTGCGCACTGGCCAGGTGGCCGTTTGATGAGGTCAAACGGGGTGGAAGACTGACTCTTTAAAGCGTCGACCTTTCTCGCCCGCTGCGCGTCGCATCGCCACGCATCCGCCGGGGGCATTCAAGATTCCGCCGAGATCTGCCAGGAATTCTAGATAGCTAGGGCCTACGCTTGAAAAATTCCGGTATCAGGGCACAGTCGTGCTGCATGGACGGGGCAGAGGGGCAATTCCGGGATCTCGTTAGCATAGGAGCCCCTATCCGGGAGGTACTTAAGAAAATCCAGTTCCTCGTCTCTCA
It contains:
- a CDS encoding uncharacterized protein (transcript_id=CADANIAT00007583), with protein sequence MPQKAQPQPRESPFKPARQQPGLACEECRKRKARCDRAKPQCGSCMMTGRVCVVNHNRPRRGPKKGQIESLYSRLGRFIHGSLCISCWKAGMLTVTEVLEEQVIEQMEHIYHPDFEPNSHPRHSQSHDRRQQSGPDSSPDTQHELPFLQSPPAARDADSAERALLPSPVSPVRAMTAQELSYARTGSNPTQNPGLDLILADLDQLYFDRVHPIAPFLHQQRHLSQREAESSVLARACLRSAMRTVAAAMSAQYRRFADSLYIETSRVVQELDTIERTPSLKQIQAVLLLAHYELLRMEENRALATVGRCFRLIQLARLQDTDPSTDAGAGRDFVKEEETRRTFWVAYCFDRFLTSRNEWPFTLQEEAIWIRLPVSESAFQIPRPPEQPMDYLHEAIASSGQKTLPPFAEYIVLATLHGRTMNLRRSALLLSTSTEASMFWERHRALSDIVEKRSALWSYSPSATTPLVTADPLTAFTCLLEKTLIIYLGKVGQTAREQLGGMSERRLIENANSAVQNLATSEQETLMNCHSHSRSFDIGTGGRGGHASGGLQRSAQTAAEFVALAKFMCPVNCFRICSDKSVRRLTLSFQMQYPAQQSFLLRMEMPPRLEKYGMNVGERGTGRIRAIDHASRLKVDERRAVRAYL
- a CDS encoding uncharacterized protein (transcript_id=CADANIAT00007584), with the protein product MLGTLYLWPTPAPSYNIHEYSWTKPSPPSAPRHLQASIPPSFQSISRSTTVPTSPQKATDTTLHLPRILCLHGGGTNARIFHSQCRVLRARLSSHFRLVFAEAPFPSAPGPDVVSVYSNWGPFKAWFPPGSAAQRAGASLAAAYAHAQGQSGDAVRIDDDLDIHDFAVQSIRKAIDDTMNQDDELGATGDWVGVLGFSQGAKMAASLLLQQQREHEAEMESRNWGREWAPLTKSGRNVDYRFAVLLAGRAPMISLSLSEEDETDSLVTDTSYGTAFSFGFEPALYLPTIHVHGLKDPGLPLHRDLLDHGCEYGSTKLIEWEGGHRVPIKSQDVVLVVHAMLEIARKTGVIP
- a CDS encoding Zn(II)2Cys6 transcription factor domain-containing protein (transcript_id=CADANIAT00007585), whose product is MDGRGPYGLACQNCAKGKVKCIAMPDGDGCQRCHRLKKPCHPSHGVRKRESQHFQSPLIEEMDAKLDSVLSLLQSVYLQPSSPNGQAQQYKRKASTPELSSPTQPARTSVSESTYILPPGPLTSPDIVDAEGALNRFREEVLRFCPFLYLPPGLTARQLQQERPFLFETILSVMTRSVQEKMNWSKRIKSTIAHSMVMENESNIDLLLGLLVYACWSQDHYLKRMPTLTRIVELAVSVVMDLNLNKPPPPDAHRLTELGGGNDPNWTRKGPKIRTAEEKRAVLGCFFVSSIISSYFYQMDAMRWTLQMEEDLGSLAASPEWPGDAALAVHVRLQLLAENARKLRDEHGTKPVHIPFFLKSFRFELEAIRNSIPPDLQKDDTILSQLHYVELSIHETAFTANVIPHSINTNNPIGPDAVDCMWHSLLAIKSWDTIYRRMPPDDHTRWSIIQWIHLSRAVVTLYRLSTHPAPDWNRDAVYKTLNIVDVFTHIRASFDQLVPNPGGPFPNDFWAHGWLLGRAIATWLHAPGRLHPPNTDEPTAWAQTSSSHNGEQVLPTWNPPAPALQPQPIQESLQFTNPAWMDGLGLPPGDPTGGMHQAAGLHPTGQMHF